A single genomic interval of Oryctolagus cuniculus chromosome 19, mOryCun1.1, whole genome shotgun sequence harbors:
- the LOC138847151 gene encoding zymogen granule membrane protein 16-like: MWTFMLLGLLCASASASAIQARSSSYSGEYGSPGGEPFSHSGLQLEGPITAIRVWVNSFNIVVLQVRYGQVWSDYVGGKLGDLEEIFLHPGESVIAVSGSYSNYLKTLNFVTDEGRFLSFGKDTGIMLYAVPLHPNTVL; this comes from the exons ATGTGGACCTTCATGCTCCTGGGCCTTCTCTGTGCCTCGGCCTCTGCCAGTGCCA tCCAGGCCAGGTCCTCCTCCTACAGTGGCGAGTACGGAAGTCCAGGAGGAGAGCCATTCTCCCACTCCGGCCTCCAGCTGGAAGGGCCCATCACAGCCATCCGTGTCTGGGTCAACAGCTTCAATATCGTGGT TCTCCAGGTGCGCTATGGCCAGGTGTGGAGCGACTACGTGGGTGGcaagctgggagacctggaggagatctTTCTGCACCCAGGGGAGTCAGTGATCGCGGTGTCTGGGTCATACAGCAACTACCTGAAGACGCTGAACTTTGTGACTGACGAGGGTCGCTTCCTTTCCTTTGGGAAAGACACAGGCATAATGTTGTATGCTGTCCCCTTGCACCCAAACACCGTGCTCTGA